Genomic window (Candidatus Fermentibacter sp.):
GGGCTCGGGGCCGTTCGCCCTGAAGACCTCGGACAGCCGCCTGCCGGTGCCCCTCTCGAGGCCCTTCATGCAGAGGACGACATGGATCCCGGAGAGATCACGCCCGCCCAGGAGGGAGCAGATCCCGCCCAGTTCGGACGAAGGGGTGGCGATGACGAGGATGTCGGTCTCCAGTGCGGAGTCGAGGTCGGTTGTGAGGACGACATCCGGGGGCAGGGCGAGATGCCGGTTCGCCCTGCTCTCCGCGAGCACCCGGAAGGGTTCGGAATCCGCGGGCTCCCATCCCGTGACGACGAGCCCGCACCTGCTGCCGTACCAGAGATGGAAGCTCCCCCATCGGCCGCAGCCGAGGACGGACATCCTGCCAAGGCCGTTCAAGTGGTCCTCCTCGTAATACAGGTGCCGTTCCGGGTCTGCCCCCGATTCTACCGGGATGGCCCGGCACCGACAACTCGCCGCGGCGCAGGAGCCCTCGTACCCGGCATTGTTGTCGACGCCCGGGGCCGGTATGTTCCATTCGTATCGAAGGCGCCATTCACCAGAAACGAGAGGAGACGACCTGTGAGGACTTTCGGATTGATCCTCGCGTTCTCGGCCGTCGCGATGGCCGGCGCCATCGCCCCCGACCTCCAGCACCAGCTGGCGCTCGCCGGGGATGACGACCTCCTGCCGGTGTTCGTACTCGTGCAGGGCGGCCTGGACGATTCCTGGATCGGCTCGGTGACTGCAGGCATGACCAGGGCCGAGAGGCAGGCCTTCGTGGTCGACGCCCTGCAGGACATCGCGGGCGTCTCCCAGGCAGGCGTTCTCGACGAGCTCGGCCGCTGGGACGAGGGCTCCGTGTCCGGGATCCAGAGCCACTGGCTGGCGAACGCGGTCTACTGCGAGGCTTCGCCCGCCCTCATAACCGCCCTCGCTGCGAGGACCGACGTGGTCCTCGTCGAGAGCGCGGCCGACCCGGAGGCCGGTCTCATCGAACCCGTGGACAGGCATCCAGCGACCGGCGAGGAGCTCGACAAGGCCATAGTCTGGAGCGTCACCAAGATAAACGCCGATGACGTCTGGGCCCTCGGCTACGACGGCACCGGAGTCGTGGTGGGCGTGATCGACACGGGCACCGACTACGAGCACACGGACCTGGCGAACCAGATGTGGGACGACGGCTCCGGCCACTGCGGGTACGACTTCTACGACGACGACTGGGATCCCATGGACGACTACGGCCATGGCACCCACGTCTCCGGCTCGGTGCTCGGCGACGGCACCGGCGGTACGCAGACCGGAGTCGCCCCCGGGGCGCAGTGCATGGCCCTGCGCATCAACTACTACTACGGCGGCGAGAACACCTGGGTGGAGGCGATGGAGTTCGGGACCGAGAACGGGGCGGCCGTTCTCACGATGTCGCTCGGCTCCACCCACGGCAACACGACGCTCCGCAACGCCGAGGCCAGCCTCCTGACCGCGGGCGTCTTCCACAGCGTGGCCGCGGGCAACGACGGCCCCGGCATAGGGACGGTCCTCTCCAGCGGCGACGCGCCCCCGCCCTGGTTCCATCCCCAGCAGACCCAGCACGGCGGCCAGACCGCCGTGGTCACGGTGGGTGCAACCGATTCGAACGACACGGTGGCATCCTTCTCCAGCCGCGGCCCCGTCACCTGGTGGCCGGACTACACGGTTGCCGCGCCGCTGATCGACCCGGACATCTCCGGTCCCGGCGTGGGCGTGATCAGCACCTCCTGGGGCGGCGGGTACGAATC
Coding sequences:
- a CDS encoding S8 family peptidase gives rise to the protein MRTFGLILAFSAVAMAGAIAPDLQHQLALAGDDDLLPVFVLVQGGLDDSWIGSVTAGMTRAERQAFVVDALQDIAGVSQAGVLDELGRWDEGSVSGIQSHWLANAVYCEASPALITALAARTDVVLVESAADPEAGLIEPVDRHPATGEELDKAIVWSVTKINADDVWALGYDGTGVVVGVIDTGTDYEHTDLANQMWDDGSGHCGYDFYDDDWDPMDDYGHGTHVSGSVLGDGTGGTQTGVAPGAQCMALRINYYYGGENTWVEAMEFGTENGAAVLTMSLGSTHGNTTLRNAEASLLTAGVFHSVAAGNDGPGIGTVLSSGDAPPPWFHPQQTQHGGQTAVVTVGATDSNDTVASFSSRGPVTWWPDYTVAAPLIDPDISGPGVGVISTSWGGGYESMDGTSMATPHVAGVAALMLDANPNLTVSQIDQIMEQTALDLLPAGKDNATGSGRIDALAAVQAAIAVGVETALEPVVAPGLAMSAVYPNPVGETALFEIYTGEAGRVEIEVFDLSGRIVAGSTLGEVEAGTHAFGWTVPSDLGNGIYFIRSTVGSVSDTARMTVVR